The Actinomycetes bacterium genome contains the following window.
GTGTGTGGCCATCATGGCTTCAATCCGTTGCGAGGCAAGGTGTTTCGGATAACCCCACTGTGCGCTGATCCTCAGTCACTGCGGGTCGAGCCGGATTTCTCTACATAACCGGACATACCTGGCGAGTCAGGGATGAAGACGATCTAGCGTGTAGATGCGGGCAGAAGCCCTGGGCGGCGTGGGGCGATCTTGTCAGCACTTGCCCGTGCAGACGACAGTGTGCCGAGCGGCTGGGGGCCGGGGAGCGCGACCGCGCTCACGACGGCCGCAGGAGGGACGGGTCGAGCATGCGCGCAGCGGGGACGGGGCGGGTCACCGAGGGCAGGGTGCTGCTCGTCAGCGCCTTCGGCGCGTTCCTGGCCTTCCTCGACGCGACGATCGTGAACGTCGCGTTCCCGAGCATCCGGGAGTCGTTCCCCGGCACGTCGATCGGCGAGCTGTCCTGGGTGCTCAACGCCTACAACATCGTGTTCGCGGCGTTCCTCATCGTCTGCGGCCGGCTGGCCGACCTGCTCGGCCGGCGCCGGACCTTCGTCCTGGGCGTCCTGGTCTTCACGGTCGCGTCCGCGCTGTGCGGGGCCGCCCCGACGGTGGGGCTGCTGGTCGCCGCCCGCGTGGTCCAGGCCCTCGGTGCGGCGCTGCTGGTCCCGGCCTCCCTCGCCCTGGTCGTCGAGGCCTTCTCCGAGGAGCGCCGCACGCACGCGATCGGCCTGTGGGGCGCAACGGCGGCCGTGGCGGCCGGTCTCGGCCCGCCGATCGGCGGCGCCCTGGTGGAGGCCGGCGGCTGGCGCTGGGCGTTCTACGTCAACATCCCCTTCGGCATCGCGGCCGTCCTGGTCGCCCGTCGCCAGCTGGTCGAGAGCCGTGCTCCCGGCCGGCGCACCATGCCCGACCTGGTGGGCGCCGCGCTGCTGGCGGCCGCCCTGGCCGCCCTGACTTTGGGCATCGTCAAGGGCAACGACTGGGGCTGGATCAGTGCAGCTCTGGTCGGTTCGATGATCGCCGCAATCGCGTTCGGCGGGCTGTTCGTCGTGAGCTCCCGGCGGGCGAGGTCGCCGCTGCTGGACCCGACCCTGCTGCGGATCCCGTCCTTCGCCGTCGCCAACGTCGCGACCGCCGTTGCCGGGCTCGGTTTCTACGCCTACCTGCTCACCAACATCCTGTGGCTGCAGTACGTGTGGGGCTACAGCGTGCTGCGGGCCGGCCTGGCCCTGGTGCCCGGCGCCCTGGTCGCCGCGGTCGTCGCCGCGGTGCTCGGCCCGGTCGCCGAGCGGCGCGGCTACCGGCTGGTGGTCGTCCCCGGGGCGCTGGTGTGGGCCGGCGCCTACATCTGGTACCACCAGGCCACCGGCGTCACGCCGGACTTCCTGGGCGCCTGGCTGCCGGGCCAGGTCTTGTCCGGGATCGGCGTCGGCGCCACCCTGCCGGTGCTCGGCAGCGCCGCCCTGGCCGCCGTGCCGGGCGGCCGCTACGCGACCGCGTCCGCGGTGGTGTCCAGTGCTCGCCAGCTGGGCGGCGTGCTCGGCATCGCCCTGCTCGTCGTCATCGTCGGCACCCCGTCAGCGGCGGAGGCGGTCGGCGCCTTCAAGGACGGCTGGCTGCTCTCGATCGCGGCGTTCCTCGCCGTGGCGGTCCTCGCCCTGCCGCTGGGCCGGCTCGGCCACGCCGAGGAGGCACCGGCCGACGACGCGCACGACGTGCCGGTCGTGCACCTGCCCACCCGGGACCCGCTCCCCCGACCGGCGGCCCAGAGCGCCGGCGTGGCCGACGTGCCGATGTTCGCCGCCCTCGACCCGGCCGCCCGGGTGCGGCTCGAGCGCAGCGCCACCGAGCACGCGGTGCCGGCCGGTGACTGGCTGATGCGCGAGGGCGACCCGCCCGGCTCCGTCTACGTGGTCCGCACCGGACGGCTGGAGGTGTGGATCGCCGGGACCCGGGTCCGCGAGCTCGGCCCCGGTGCCGTGATCGGCGAGCTGGCGGTCCTGACCGGCGAGGGCCGCTCGGCCGCCGTCCGGGCCCGCCGCGACTCGGTGCTGCTCGAGATCCGCCGCGAGGACTTCACGACGCTGCTCGAGACCGATCCGGCAGCCTCGCGGGTCGTCGTGACCCAGCTCGCTGAGCGGCTGCGCAGCGGGGGCGCCCGGCCGGCCGAGCCGGCAGCCGCGCCGGGTGTCGTCGCGGTCGTCGCGGCGCACGACGGGGCCCCGGTCGCGGCGGTCGCCGCGAGCTTGGTGGCCGGCCTGGACCGGCACCTGCGGGTCGTCGCCCCTCAGCGGGTCGACGCCGACGGGCTCGCCCGGGCCGAGCGCGAGCACGACCGGGTCGTCCTCGTCGCCGACGGCACCGACGACGGCGACCCGGGCTGGCTGGCGCGCTGCGTGCGGCAGGCCGACCAGGTGGTCCTGGTCGCGGCCGCGGACGCGCCGCAGACCGAGCTGCTGCGCGGCCGCTGCGACGAGGCCGCCTGCCAGCCGGACGTGGTGCTGGTCGGCCCTCACCCCGGCCCCGAGACCCTTGCCGCGTGGGCCCGCGCGGCCGACGCATGGCAGGTCAGCGTGGTCGACGGCGACCTCGCCGTGGGGCTGCGTCCGCTGGTCGACCGGGTCGCCTGCCGCTCGCTGGGCCTGGTGCTGGCCGGCGGCGGCGCCCGCGCCTTCGCCCACATCGGGGTGCTGCGCGAGCTCGAGGACCAGGGGATCCCGGTCGACCGGGTGGCCGGCTGCAGCATCGGCGCGATCGTCGCGGCGACCTGGGCGACCGGTGTCTCCGGCGAGGAGCTCGAGGACAAGAGCTACGCCGAGTTCGTCCGGCGGCGGCCGTTCGGCGACTACACACTGCCGACCCACTCGCTGGCCCGGGGCCGCCGCACCCACGAGGGCCTGATGCGCGCACTCGGCGCGGACACCCTGGTCGAGGGCCTGCCGCGGCAGTTCGGCTGCGTCAGCACCGACCTGGTGACCCGCACCCGGCAGGTGCACCGCCGTGGGAGCCTGGTCGACGCCACCCTGGCCTCGGTCCGCCTGCCGGTGCTGTTCCCGCCGATCGCCGACGGCCAGCGGCTGCTCATCGACGGCGGGGTGCTCGACAACCTGCCGGTCGACCTGCTCACCGAGCGCAGCGAGGGCCCGGTGGTCGCCGTGAACATCGCCATGGGCGGCAGCGTCCGGCCACACACCGTCGACCCGTCGGCGCCACCGCGCCCGGCGCGCGTCCCCGCGCTCGGGGAGACCCTGCTGCGCACGATGATGATCGGCAGCGCCGGCGCGGTCGCCACCGCCAGGGGCCACGGCGCGGCGGTCGTCACCCCGCCGACGATGGGTGTGGGGCTGCTCGAGTTCCACCAGCTCGACCGCATGGTGCAGGCCGGCCGACGGGCCGCCCGGGAGCTGCTCGCGGTGCTGGCCCAGGACGCCCGGCACCCGGGCGTCTGGCCGGTGCCCCGCAGCCTGGTGCCGGAGCCGGCCCGGCAGGATGACGGCCAGCTCGTCGACGTACGGACGCACGTCGCCCGGTCGCCGTGACCGACGGGCTGGCGGCGACGATCGACGCCCTCCGGCACGGGGCACTTCGACGTGCGCTGCTGGCCTTCCTGGTGTTCTCCGTCGCCGAGTGGGCCACCTGGATCACGCTGCTGGTCTGGGCCTACGACGAGCGCGGGGTCGGGGCGGCCGCCACCGTCTCGGTCGTCCAGCTGCTGCCCGCGGTGGTCGTCGCCCCGCTCGCCTCGGTCATCGGCGACCGAGGGGAACGCGGCCGGGCGCTGGCGATCGGCTACCTGGCCCAGGCGCTCACCATGCTGCTGACCGGGCTGCTGCTGGTCGCGGACGCGCCGTTCGCCCTCACCTGCGCGGGCGGGGTGCTGGTCACCTGCGCGATCACGCTGACCCGCCCGGTGCACAACGCCACGTTGCCCACCGTCTCTCACACACCGGCCGAGCTGCTGGCCGGCAACTCGGCGTCGATCACCGCCGAGGGGGTCGGCGGCTTCCTCGGCCCGCTGACCTGCGGCCTGCTGATCTCCGGTGCCGGCCCCGGGTCGGTCTTCCTGCTCTTCGGCGTGCTGCTGCTCGGGTCTGCCGCGCTGGTCGCCCGGCTGCCGGTCGTCCGCCTGACCGACGGCGACGAGCCCGGCGTGGTGCGCGCCGCGGAGAGCCTCACCCGGCGAACGCTGGCCGGCGTCCGGGAGCTGCGCGAGCAGCCGGCCTCGGGCCTGCTGATGCTGATGGTCACCGGGCAGTACGTCGTGGTCGGCGCCATGGACATCCTGCTGATCGTCCTGGCGCTGGAGGTCCTCGGCACCGACAGCTCCGGGCCGGGGCTGCTGGGCAGCGCGCTCGGCGTCGGCGCGATCCTCGGCGCCCTGCTGACGGTCGTGCTGGCCGGGCGACGCCGGCTGTCGCCGGCCTTGCTGGCCGGCCTGCTCGTGACCGGGCTGCCGATCTGCGTCCTGGCCGCGGGCGGCGGGACCGCGCTGGCGGCCGTGCTGCTGGTGCTGTCGGGGGCCGGCAAGGCGTTCTTCGACGTCGCTGGCCGGACGCTGCTGCAGCGCACCGTGCCGGACGAGGTGCTGGCCCGGGTCTTCGGGCTGCAGGAGGCCCTGATGACCGCCGCCCTCGCGGTCGGCGCTGCCAGCGCGCCGCTGCTGGTGTCGTGGCTGGGCATCTCCGGCGCCCTGGTCGCCGCCGGTGCCCTGCTGCCGGTGGCTGGGCTGCTGGCCTGGCCGGTGCTGCGCGGGCTGGACGCCCGCGCGCGGCAGCCCGGCCGGTGGTTCGACCTGCTCCGCACCGTGCCGTTCTTCCGCTCCGCGCCGCTGCCGGTGCTCGAGCAGCTGAGCCGGCGCACGGACGAGGACGATGTCGACACGGGCGCCGTCGTCGTTCGCGAGGCCCACCGCGGCGACCGGTTCTACCTGGTGTCCGACGGCGCCGTCACGGTCAGCCAGGACGGCCGCGAGCTGACCCGGCTCGGCCGGCACTCCTCCTTCGGTGAGGTCGCGCTGCTCCTCGACGTGCCCCGCACCGCGACCGTGACGGCGACCGCGCCGACCCACCTGGTCTGGATCGAGCGCGACGACTTCCTGCGCGCCATGCGGACCGTGCCCGCGGCCCGGGTCTCGGCGGACGAGGTCGTGCAGGGACACCTCGAGGACGACGCGGTGCGCCGGGCTCAGACCGAGGACGTCGACGCCGCAGGCGACGGCCCGGCCGCAACCTCGTAGGTGTCGCCCTCGCGGGCCACCACGACCCGCATCCCGCCGCCGAGCGCGGGCGCCCACTCCGCGATCTCGTCCAGGGCCGCGTCGGTGCGGGCCGGCGAGTGGTGGAAGAGGACCAGCGTGCCCGCGCCGCTGCTCAACCCGAGACCGACCGCGTCCTGGACGGTCGCGTGGCCGTAGTCCACCGCGACCGGTCGCTCGCCCTCGAGGAACTGGGCGTCGTGCAGCAGTACGTCCACGCCGCTGAGCAGGTCGAGCAGCTCGTCCGAGACACCCGCCGCCGGCGCGTGGTCGGGCAGGTAGGCGATCGACCCGTGGTCGTCCTCGACCCGGATGCCGTACGTCCGGCCGCCCTTGTGGGCGATGTCGACCGTGCGGACCGTGAACCCCTCGATCTGGTGCTGACCCGCCTCGACGGCGTGGAAGCCCCACCGGCCGCGCAGCCCTTCCGGGGTGATCGGGAAGGCGGGCGGCGACAGGGTCTGGGCGAGCAGGTCGCGCCCGGACCGGCCGTCCTGGGCCGGCAGGTACAGGTCGACCCGGGAGTCGTCCCGGTCACCGGCCGCGAAGAAGGGCAGGCCCTGGACGTGGTCCCAGTGCATATGGCTGAGCACGATCGCGCCGTCGTAGGACGCGCCGGCCAGGATCCGGGTCAGCGAGCGCAGCCCGGTGCCCGCGTCGAGGACGAGGCTGGGCCGGTCGGCGCCGTCGGCGGTCACCGCCACGCACGACGTGTGCCCGCCGTAGCCGGCGAACTCGGCGCCGGGCGCCGCCGTCGATCCGCGGACCCCGAGGGTCTCGAGCTTCACGATGCGCTCACGCGCGGCACCGTAGCGTGCCCACCGAGCGATTGCGGGGCACATCGCCCGTTTGCCCGCGCGAACCCGGGTGGATCTGCCACCGTTCGGGCGACCACCCGCCCGCATCCCGGCACCGCCGACCGACCCATGAGGCGCCGTCATGGCTCAGCACGCCCGACGAGACCGGCCGCGGCTGACCGCACCGCTGCGGCACCGGGACTTCCGGCTGCTGATCACCTCGTTCTTCATCTCCTTCGCCGGCTCGTGGGCCTACAACGTGGCCCTGGCGGTCTACGTCTACGACCAGACCGGGTCGGCCGCCTGGGTCGGGGCGGCCACGGTGGGCCGGTTCGTCCCGTCGCTGCTGCTTGGTCCGTACGGCGGGGTGCTCGCGGAGCGCTTCGAGCGGGTGCGCCTGATGGTGTCGCTCGACTGGATGAGCACCGGCCTGATGCTGGTCCTGGCCCTCGTCGCGGCACTCGAGGGTCCGGCGCTGCTGGCGATCGTGCTGGCCGGCCTGACCTCGGTCACCGGCACGGTCTACGAACCGGCCGCCGCGGCGATCACGCCGGAGACCGTGCCGGAGACCGACCTGGCCGCGGCCAACGCGCTGCGCAACATGGTCGACAACATCGCGATCATCACCGGGCCGGTGCTCGGCGCGCTGCTCCTGCTCGCGGCGCCGCCGTCGGTGGTGTTCGTGGCCAACGCCGCCACCTTCGCTGTGTCTGCCCTCGTGGTGCGGCGGATCTCGGTGCGCAGCATCCCCGTGGACGTGACCGAGGCCGGGACCGCCGGCCCCCTGAAGCAGATGATGGTCGGTATCCGGACGATCGCCGGCTCGGCGACCGCCGCCACCCTGGTCACCTACAGCGTCATCGCCAGCTTCGTGTACGGCGTCGACACCGTGCAGTTCGTCGTGCTCTCCGAGGAACGGCTGGGCACCGGACCCGACGGCTTCGGCTACCTGCTCGCCGGGATGGGCCTCGGCGGGATCGCGGCGGCCGGCCTGGTCAACCGGATGGCCGCCTGGCCGCGGCTGGGCTCGGTGATCCTGCTCGGGATGGCGATCTACTGCCTGCCCACCCTGCTGTTCCTCTTCGTCGACGACCCGCTCGTGGCCACCGCGATCCAGGTCGTCCGTGGCGCCGGCACCCTGGTGGTGGACGTCCTGGCGATCACCGCGCTGCAGCGGTCGCTGCCCAAGGAGGTCCTGGGCCGCGTGTTCGGGGCGTACTTCACCGGCGTGCTGTCCGCAATCTCCCTCGGTGCGCTCGTGACCCCGCAGGTGATCTCCGCGTTCGGGCTGGACGCCAGCCTCTGGCTGGCCGGGGCGGTGCTGCCGGCGCTGTGCCTGCTGGGCCTGCCGTTCCTGCGCCGGATGGACGCCATGAACGTCGCCCGGCTGGCCGCGGTCGAGCCGCGGGTCCAGGTACTGGAGCGCCTCGGCATCCTCACCGAGGCCTCCCGCCCGATGCTCGAGCGGATGGCGGCCGACGCCGAGGAGGTCGAGGTGCCGGCCGGGACGGTCGTCATCCGGGAGGGCGACGAGGCGGACGCGTTCTACGTCCTGCTCGACGGCGAGGTCGGCGTCCGGGCCCGCGGCGAGGAGGCGGTCGAGCGCGAGCTGCCGCCGATGGAGAGCGGGGCGTGGTTCGGCGAGATCGGCCTGCTGGAGCGCATCCCGCGCACGGCCACGGTCACTGCCACCGTCCGGAGCCAGATGCTGCGCATCCCGGGCGAGACCTTCGTCGACGCGCTGACCAACGCACCGGCCTCTGCCGCGCTGCTCGAGGGGGCCCGCAGCCGGCTCTCCCGCACCCACCCGCACCGGCGGGCTGCGGTCATCGAGCTGGCCGAGGTGGCCGAGCCGTCGGAGCGCTCGGACTAGCGCTGCCGGAGCCGCAGCAGGCCCTCCTGGACGACCGACACGGCGAGCGCACCACCGGCGGTGAAGAGCCGCCCGGTCGCCAGCCCCCGGCCGCCGGATGCCGACGGGGAGGTCTGGTCGTAGAGCAGCCACTCGTCGGCGCGGAACGTCCGGTGGAACCACATCGCGTGGTCCAGCGACGCCGGCTGCAGCCGCGGGTCCCCGATGTAGGTCCCGTGCGGCCGGACCGCCGCGGAGAGCAGCGTGAGGTCGCTCGCGTAGGTGAGCACCGCCGCGTGCAGGACCGGGTCGTCGCCGATCGGGTCGGAGGACTTGAGCCAGACCCGCGACACCGGCTCCCGGCGCTGGCCCGGCGGGGCGACCTCTCCGGCGTACCGCACGTCCAGCGAAGCCCACTCGCGGTCCCACTCGGCCCTCGGCCGCTTCGACACCTTGGCGAGGACGTCGCCGAGCTCCGGGCACGCGTCGGGCGGCGGCACCTCGGGCATCGGGTCCTGGTGGTCGAGCCCCTCCTCGGGCACCTGGAACGACGCGGACAGGTAGAAGATCACCTCACCGTGCTGGCGGGCCACCACCCGCCGGGTGCTGAACGAGCGGCCGTCGCGGGTCCGCTCGACGTCGTAGACGATCGGGACCGACGGGTCGCCCGGGCGCAGGAAGTAGGCGTGCAGCGAGTGCACGCTGCGGCCCTCCTCCCCGGTGCGGGCGGCCGCGACCAGCGCCTGGCTGGCGACCTGGCCCCCGAACACCCGTTGCAGCGCGGTGTCGGGCTGCCGCCCGCGGTAGAGGCCGAGCTCGATGGTCTCGAGGTCGAGCAGCTCGATGAGCTCCTGCGTCGACTGCGGCACGGTCACATGGTGGCCCCCCGTGCGGGCCGGTTAGCGTGCGGGGGTGCCCACCCGCCAGACGCTCCGGACGGCACTCGCGCCGCGCTGGTGGCCGTGGCACCTGCTGCTGGTCGTGGCCGTCGGCGTGATGGGCTGGCTGGGCTGGTGGCAGCTGCAGAGCTTCGAGGACGTCGACCGGCCGGCCGAGGACGGGTCCGCGCGGGACGTGCCGCTCGACCGGGTGACCGCGCCGGGCGACCGGCTCCGGCCCGGTGACCCCGGCCGGGAGGTCACGGCGGTCGGGACGTGGCAGCCCGAGAGCCAGGTCATCGTCCCCGGCCGCGAGCGAGGCGGCCGCGACGGCGCACTGGTCGTGACTCCTCTGCGCACCGCGCGCGGAGTCGTGCCGGTGGTGCGCGGCTGGGTGCCGGCCCGCGCCGCCGTCCCTACACCGCCGGACGGGCCGGTCACCGTGCGAGGCGTGCTGCAGCGCTCGGAGACCGAGGCCGACGCGACCGCGGTGGTGCCGGCGGTGCCGCGCAAGGGCGAGGTGGAGTACGTCGCCACGGTGACCCTGCTGGCGGCCACCGCCTACGACCCGGACCAGCTCTACGACGGCTTCGTCGTGCTGCGGTCGACCGAGCCGCCCCTGGCGGACGACCCGGCCGCTCCCGCGCTGGTCGCCGCGGACCGTGGCGGGGACGACGGCGCCGGCCAGGTCGGCAGGTGGCGAAACCTGGCCTACGCCGTGCAGTGGTGGCTGTTCGCGGCCGCCGCGGTGTTCTTCTGGGCGGTGGTGCTCAGGCGGGCGGCGCAGGAGGCGCAGGAGCAGCCGGACCAGCCGACCGGTCCGCCGCCTGCTGGTCCGCCGCCTGCTGGTCCGCCGCCGGCCGGGCCGGACGCACCTGGCGCAGCACTCTGCGCTCCGCCACGAAGGACATGAACGGCACCGTCCCGGCGAGCAGCAGCAGGGCGGTGCGGCCCGGCGACCAGCGCAGGCGGTAGGCCACGACGAACGCGGTCACGACGTAGCCGACGTAGAGCCAGCCGTGGACCGGGGCCACCACCCGCACCATCGCCCCGGAGTCGCCGAGGTACTTCAGCGGCATCGCCACCAGCACGAGCAGCAGCAGCGCCACGCCCGTCGCCCAGGCGAACACGCGGAACCGGGTCAGCTCGCCGGAGGAGAGGGGTCGGGACGGCACCCGGCCAGCCTAGGTAACGGCCCCGGTCGGCGGCGCAGCCGGTCAGGTGCTCTCGCCGAGGTCGAGGTGCTCGCGCAGCCGGTCCTGCAGCTGGCTCAGGTCGACGACGTGGACGGCCCGCGGGCTGTCCCCGTCGCGCAGGGCGGTGACGGCGACGTCCGCACCCTCCTCGATGTCGTCGGTGCCGTCGGTCCCGGCCAGCACCGTGGTGTCGTCGGTGAGCCGGTACGTCGTCGCGAAGCCGTCGGCGCTGCGCACCGTCATCGAGCTGCTCGACACCGACGTGACCTCGCCGCGCTGCGAGAGCACCGTCCGGTAGCCCCCGTCGGGGTCCTCGACGACGTACGACCCGTGCAGCGGCGCCCCCGGCAGCGGGCCGCCCATCATCCCCCCGAGGATCCCCTTGCCCATCCCGCCCAAGCGGTGGCGGAGCATCGGGCCCCCTCCGTGCTCCTCGGCCCAGTCGCGCAGCCGGTCACCGACCGGGCCGTCGCCGTCGGTCCCCTCCTCGTCGGTCCCGTCCTGGTCGGTCGATCCCATGGCGGCGAAGCCGTTGACCGAGCCGACCGGGTCGTCGCCGCCGCGCGCCAGCGCAGCGCCGAAGGCACCGGCGGCCACGAGGGCGACCACCGCACCGACGACGACCAGCCCACGGACGCCGCGGCGCGACGTGGGGCGGGTCTGGGCGTCGGCGCTGTCCACGGTGTCGCCGATGACACCGGTGTCGCCGGTGTTGCCGGTGTTGCCGGTGTCGCCGGTGTCACCGGTGTCACCGGTGTCGCCTTGCTGCCGCGCGGTGCCGGGGACCCACAGGTCGTCCAGGCGCTCGGTCGGCGCCTCGTCGGGCTTGTCGGGTCCGCTGGGCGGCGTCGGCTGCACGGTGACCTCGCTGACTCGGACCGGCCGCAGACCGGTCAGGGGACGGATGTTGCGCCTCGAGTGTCGGTCACGGACCTGTGACCAGGCTGGCACCAGCCTGTGAACCCAGCAGCGGCAGGTCGACGAAGAAGGCGCTCCCCCGGCCAGGCTCGGACTCCACGGTGACCAGGCCGCCGTGCGCGGCCACCAGGGCAGCCACGATCGACAGGCCCAGCCCGCTGCCGCCTGCCGCCCGGGTGCGGGACGGGTCGGCGCGGTAGAAGCGCTCGAACACCTTCTCCCGCTCCTCGTCGGTCAGCCCCGGCCCCTGGTCATGGACACCGACCCGGACCCGGCCGGCCGGCTCGGAGCGGTCATCCTCGGGACCGTCGCCGCCGGAGGCGGTCTGCAGGGTGACGGCTATCGGCGTGCCAGCAGGCGTGTGGGTCAGTGCGTTGGACACCAGGTTGGTGACCACCTGGCGCAGCCGCGCGTCGTCGCCGAGGACGACCGGCGCCTCGTCGCCGCGCACGTCCAGGTCGACCTGCCGGTCCGGGGCGAGCACCCGGGCGTCGTGGGCGGCGTCGCTGACGACGTCGAGCAGGTCGACCGGCTCGGCACGCAGCGGCCGGGCCTGGTCCAGGCGGGCCAGCAGCAGCAGGTCCTCGACGAGCAGGCCCATCCGGGACGCCTCGTCCTCGACCCGGCGCATCATC
Protein-coding sequences here:
- a CDS encoding DHA2 family efflux MFS transporter permease subunit; translation: MRAAGTGRVTEGRVLLVSAFGAFLAFLDATIVNVAFPSIRESFPGTSIGELSWVLNAYNIVFAAFLIVCGRLADLLGRRRTFVLGVLVFTVASALCGAAPTVGLLVAARVVQALGAALLVPASLALVVEAFSEERRTHAIGLWGATAAVAAGLGPPIGGALVEAGGWRWAFYVNIPFGIAAVLVARRQLVESRAPGRRTMPDLVGAALLAAALAALTLGIVKGNDWGWISAALVGSMIAAIAFGGLFVVSSRRARSPLLDPTLLRIPSFAVANVATAVAGLGFYAYLLTNILWLQYVWGYSVLRAGLALVPGALVAAVVAAVLGPVAERRGYRLVVVPGALVWAGAYIWYHQATGVTPDFLGAWLPGQVLSGIGVGATLPVLGSAALAAVPGGRYATASAVVSSARQLGGVLGIALLVVIVGTPSAAEAVGAFKDGWLLSIAAFLAVAVLALPLGRLGHAEEAPADDAHDVPVVHLPTRDPLPRPAAQSAGVADVPMFAALDPAARVRLERSATEHAVPAGDWLMREGDPPGSVYVVRTGRLEVWIAGTRVRELGPGAVIGELAVLTGEGRSAAVRARRDSVLLEIRREDFTTLLETDPAASRVVVTQLAERLRSGGARPAEPAAAPGVVAVVAAHDGAPVAAVAASLVAGLDRHLRVVAPQRVDADGLARAEREHDRVVLVADGTDDGDPGWLARCVRQADQVVLVAAADAPQTELLRGRCDEAACQPDVVLVGPHPGPETLAAWARAADAWQVSVVDGDLAVGLRPLVDRVACRSLGLVLAGGGARAFAHIGVLRELEDQGIPVDRVAGCSIGAIVAATWATGVSGEELEDKSYAEFVRRRPFGDYTLPTHSLARGRRTHEGLMRALGADTLVEGLPRQFGCVSTDLVTRTRQVHRRGSLVDATLASVRLPVLFPPIADGQRLLIDGGVLDNLPVDLLTERSEGPVVAVNIAMGGSVRPHTVDPSAPPRPARVPALGETLLRTMMIGSAGAVATARGHGAAVVTPPTMGVGLLEFHQLDRMVQAGRRAARELLAVLAQDARHPGVWPVPRSLVPEPARQDDGQLVDVRTHVARSP
- a CDS encoding MFS transporter, giving the protein MTDGLAATIDALRHGALRRALLAFLVFSVAEWATWITLLVWAYDERGVGAAATVSVVQLLPAVVVAPLASVIGDRGERGRALAIGYLAQALTMLLTGLLLVADAPFALTCAGGVLVTCAITLTRPVHNATLPTVSHTPAELLAGNSASITAEGVGGFLGPLTCGLLISGAGPGSVFLLFGVLLLGSAALVARLPVVRLTDGDEPGVVRAAESLTRRTLAGVRELREQPASGLLMLMVTGQYVVVGAMDILLIVLALEVLGTDSSGPGLLGSALGVGAILGALLTVVLAGRRRLSPALLAGLLVTGLPICVLAAGGGTALAAVLLVLSGAGKAFFDVAGRTLLQRTVPDEVLARVFGLQEALMTAALAVGAASAPLLVSWLGISGALVAAGALLPVAGLLAWPVLRGLDARARQPGRWFDLLRTVPFFRSAPLPVLEQLSRRTDEDDVDTGAVVVREAHRGDRFYLVSDGAVTVSQDGRELTRLGRHSSFGEVALLLDVPRTATVTATAPTHLVWIERDDFLRAMRTVPAARVSADEVVQGHLEDDAVRRAQTEDVDAAGDGPAATS
- a CDS encoding MBL fold metallo-hydrolase, with amino-acid sequence MKLETLGVRGSTAAPGAEFAGYGGHTSCVAVTADGADRPSLVLDAGTGLRSLTRILAGASYDGAIVLSHMHWDHVQGLPFFAAGDRDDSRVDLYLPAQDGRSGRDLLAQTLSPPAFPITPEGLRGRWGFHAVEAGQHQIEGFTVRTVDIAHKGGRTYGIRVEDDHGSIAYLPDHAPAAGVSDELLDLLSGVDVLLHDAQFLEGERPVAVDYGHATVQDAVGLGLSSGAGTLVLFHHSPARTDAALDEIAEWAPALGGGMRVVVAREGDTYEVAAGPSPAASTSSV
- a CDS encoding MFS transporter, encoding MAQHARRDRPRLTAPLRHRDFRLLITSFFISFAGSWAYNVALAVYVYDQTGSAAWVGAATVGRFVPSLLLGPYGGVLAERFERVRLMVSLDWMSTGLMLVLALVAALEGPALLAIVLAGLTSVTGTVYEPAAAAITPETVPETDLAAANALRNMVDNIAIITGPVLGALLLLAAPPSVVFVANAATFAVSALVVRRISVRSIPVDVTEAGTAGPLKQMMVGIRTIAGSATAATLVTYSVIASFVYGVDTVQFVVLSEERLGTGPDGFGYLLAGMGLGGIAAAGLVNRMAAWPRLGSVILLGMAIYCLPTLLFLFVDDPLVATAIQVVRGAGTLVVDVLAITALQRSLPKEVLGRVFGAYFTGVLSAISLGALVTPQVISAFGLDASLWLAGAVLPALCLLGLPFLRRMDAMNVARLAAVEPRVQVLERLGILTEASRPMLERMAADAEEVEVPAGTVVIREGDEADAFYVLLDGEVGVRARGEEAVERELPPMESGAWFGEIGLLERIPRTATVTATVRSQMLRIPGETFVDALTNAPASAALLEGARSRLSRTHPHRRAAVIELAEVAEPSERSD
- a CDS encoding acyl-CoA thioesterase II, with protein sequence MPQSTQELIELLDLETIELGLYRGRQPDTALQRVFGGQVASQALVAAARTGEEGRSVHSLHAYFLRPGDPSVPIVYDVERTRDGRSFSTRRVVARQHGEVIFYLSASFQVPEEGLDHQDPMPEVPPPDACPELGDVLAKVSKRPRAEWDREWASLDVRYAGEVAPPGQRREPVSRVWLKSSDPIGDDPVLHAAVLTYASDLTLLSAAVRPHGTYIGDPRLQPASLDHAMWFHRTFRADEWLLYDQTSPSASGGRGLATGRLFTAGGALAVSVVQEGLLRLRQR
- a CDS encoding DUF3817 domain-containing protein, producing the protein MPSRPLSSGELTRFRVFAWATGVALLLLVLVAMPLKYLGDSGAMVRVVAPVHGWLYVGYVVTAFVVAYRLRWSPGRTALLLLAGTVPFMSFVAERRVLRQVRPARPAADQQAADQQAADRSAGPAAPAPPAPPA